The nucleotide window aatttcaagagatgtcgtttttggtagattttggcaaaagtgggaaggctatacccttcccactttttcatttttggccaaatttcaaattttgcttaaaatacatgaattcgaatcaaaattgaatgaaaatcacgaaaatcaggtttattttcctattggtcttatagtttttgatttaatccttaaaaaccctaaatgaagttgttgcgctaacagcactgtttcgttaatttttgaaacggctggtttaacgagaaaaccaattactaaatcgaaatcagcgttcaatttcgattataccgtctgatttttggagaatttcaagagatgtcatttttggccgattttgacaaaagtgggaaggcgggatgaaggcgttgatgattagcgcacgcctcataggacatgtatacggagtctgttttgtcggaagagcaaacgttttccgagatattatggcgaattggcgaccaggccgtaccctatcgggaacttcctgaacggagtgagggcccctagtactAAAAAACCCAAATCGGAAGTCGCTTGACCTTGCCACCAATTTTCATCCGCCTGGAATCTACTCCTGCCCAGTCCTGGACCCTTGACTCCACTTTGGCTGCTTCGCTTGCCGAGGAGGTAAGAAATGTCGTTAGAGATGACGATTGTTTCGCCTTAACGGCACTGATTGTAGTAATCAATTCATTATTTTTGAGTCTATTCTTTCATTCTCCTTTTCGCTTACATCTTCCGAAAAGCGTCATACTTCGCCATCTAGGTTCAAAACACGGAATCTAGCACATGCCATACGGCAGACATTTCGGGGTTTAATTTGGATGatgaattttgtttgattaGATAGCACCACGTGCTTAAAAGATGTTTTCTAACGTTGTTCTTCAGGGAAGGAAAGGCCAACGAATTGCTtagattatttgtttttctaggACTGACACGTTTCGAAAGTCTTTATCAGGCACTGATGGTCCCAGCTCTATAAGAAAGGAAACGTAGAACGTGCGTCTTTTTTCTTGCTACTTTTGGGAAAACTGTTGCAGTTCCTAGACAACATCTTTTGTAGTCAGTCGTTTTGTTGTTACTTTATTGAAAATGACAATTATCAACAGGGAACTCGTCGGTGAGGGAACACCTAGCGACCCCAACCTCCAGCACCCGCATCTTCCATTGGGCATCTATTTGGAAACAGTGATTCAGAAGAATATTGCTAATTATGGAGATGGAAAATGGATTGTAAGGCTTAATCATCAAACTTAGCTTACGGAAATGCAAATTAACGTTATTTTGCTAACTTTCAGACAGATGTTTCAACAGGTAAATCGATGAGCTACAGTCAACTGATGAGCAGCCTCAGGTCAGTGGCTTCAGCATTACGAAAAAGAGGCCTAAAAACTGGTGACAATGTAGTTCTTATCGGTTGTAATGATATTGAACTTCCACTAATGTCGATGGCTGTATGGCGTGCTGGAGGCACCCAGGCCTGTCTCAGTGTCAACTTACCTCGAGGTAAACGTGGATATTGATATTGAGAGTTGCCATTGGTTGTTCCCCTAGGTCTTTTTACCATTAATAGATGCCATCGAGGCACGCATTGAGGAAATCGGTAGCAAGTTTGTGTTGACTGATTATGCTCGGGCTGGTCGAATCGTCGAAGTTGCTAAGCGGCTAGATTTCGTAAGAAACGTATTCTTGATTGGGAATGAAGCAGTGGCTGGCTGCACTCAGTTTGATGAATTATTAAAAGATGCTGGAGACGGTAAAGTACCATTCATTTatatactaaaaaaaaagaactttatCGTATTCGCCATCTATTAGCAATAGGGCAGCTGTTAGTACCTTAAACCGTCGATAGggtattattttttatatttaagaTTCGACTGGAAAAGGTGAAATGCGTAGAGACGTTAGTGCAATTTCTATTCACCTTCTTACTTCaactaaaaattcaattatGTTTACTGTAATTCTTCCAAGTTCCAACTAACACTCgccgtgtaaacagaatgccCGGAAAATCTCGACGATATTGACCCTAACTCGGCGGCGTGGTTGGCTTATACGAGTGGCACAACTGGTACAGCGAAATGCCTCGTGCTCTCCCACCGAACGGTCGTTGGATGGCTTTTGCCCTACAGGTGAATTATGAAATTCCATCCAATAAAGAAATGTTAACTAATcagatttttcaaaaatgattaaGTGCTCCCAGAATGGCAAGTAAAACTAAGATTCTTTTTGTCAATAATATGAACAACACTGGAGGACTCAGCACAGCCATTGGATCAACAACATGCCACTTTGAACTGTACTGCATATCAAACTTTAGCGAAGAAAATTTGCTATCAGCCATTGATTCTGTTAAGGTATTGATTGTCACTTTGTTAATGTTCTATGGAATGATAGTGATTGTTTGTTATTCAATGGAAGCCTCCAGCAGTCAACATGTTTCCAGCTCACATTGCTTGGGTTTGCAAGTACCCCCATTTGAAGCAATATGATCTGTCAAGTGTCAAGATTGTCTCTGTAGTAGGATCCCTGTTAAACCCCAAATATGAACGCGAGATTTTCTACAAGCTTCCAAATTTGCTCGTACTcaataacgtaaaaaaatttccaaattTTATCTAGTTAATAAGATATTGAGGCTAACTTATTTTTGTATTGATTTGCAATTAAGGTATATGGAATGagtgaagttggactggtatgTCGTCAGCGCCTACCAACTATGGCCGAAATGGTTGGACTGGACAAATCTAAAGCAATCACAAGTAAGCAAAAGATTGaaatccaattttttaaacaattagTTATTAATATGActaataattttcaaaactgAAGGGCATGTTTTTGGCTCAGTGGGAACAGTACACATGTTTTGCAAACTTAAGGTATTTGATTTGTACATGTAAACCAATGGCAAAGCATTTATTATTTATGCAATACTTAAGGTGATTAATCCAGATACTGGTGATAAACTTGGCCCAAATCAAGTGGGAGAAATCTGTGTGCAAACTCCATTTATGCTCACAGGGTACCTCAACAAGCCAGAAGTATGACATtataatgaaaatttttttttccagctaGTAATCATGTAATGTCTGCGCTCCATAGGAAACTGCCAATTTCCTCAGAGAAGGATGGGCTCATACGGGGGATAAAGGATACTACGATGAAAATGAACAAGTTTTTATTGTTGGACGCTACAAAGAACTAATCAAATTTCGCAATCTCAACGTAAAAAAGATAATtgactgttttgttttgttgataAAAAGTAAACATTTACTTTTGCCAATAACAGATATTACCAAGTAACATTGAAAGTAATATAGTAAGTCATCCTGCTGTCGAAGATGCGGCAGTCGTGGGCTTACCTCATGATGAGGATGGGGAACGGCCGTTGGCTTTCGTGGTCTTATCTGAAAGGAAAGAAGTTTCGACTGACGAATTGATGGTTTATGTAAACGGTGGGTTTCAATTTTACCTAGGTTATTGGGATGGTTTATTTGTGGTGTTTTTCCAGATAAAGTTATGGACGAAGAAAAATTACGTGGTGGGCTCCGCTTCATTGAGAAAATTCCACGAAATGAATTGGGCAAAATAATCCGGCCCGAACTGATGAAGCTTCTATAAGTTACATTTTGGCCTGGACACTAAACCCAATAGCAAACGGTAATGAAAAATTGAACTTCACGGACTGCATAGTTTTCTCTTTGTGGTGGATTATTTTGCTAATTTTTTAGGAACCGTTCCAGCAAAAATCAGAACTCTTAATGAACTTATCTCTTAAGCATATATCTCGTAGGCTTCTGCGTCTTAGTGTTAGCTTAGTCACATATTGaagttttattgttttcttcttttcggtTTTCTCTTTGTTACCAATGGGATTTTAAAACTTTAATCGCTTTTGTGGTAAAACTGCTGGAAATATATGTGGTCGATTAGATAAAAGTATCGCCCATTTTAGGAGACGTCAGGCCCTTTGCTTCTCCCCTTCAGTCCTTATTCAAGCCAGACTTAGGTGGTCGATTATTGTCGACATATTTCATGTGCAACGTGCAAGGGTTTGGTTGGTATACCTGTCTAAAAACAATAATATTACTCAACAAAATCGATACAACAGACTGAAAAATTGATGTCATAGTCCTTTTTGTACAACAATGCCCATGCCCATCTCTTTGGGCTGTGCCAGTTTCTTGGAGTGTGGTGGACGAGTTGGTTGCTTACACGAAATTTCAGCTGTTGCAGATGGGCTTAGAATAAGGTAATGTTAACATACTTTTGGAAAACAAGGActcttttggtttctttctGGAAAAACTCATCATTACAATCATAAATATGCTTGGAATGTGGTGAAAATTGTTGGTTTTTGCATTTCCAACCAACAGCCAGTTCTCAGGATTATTAAGCATATACTACTTCTACTCGCACAACATATTAATGTCATTCTACTTTAGTTCACCAGTTAATATTGTTATACATGTTCCAGAATAAGCTTCCAGTTTGAAGTTGTTTGAATGTTTAATGGGTTTTGGTAATTCCTACCATTAAATAGAATAAATCCTCTCCACAAATGGAGTTGTAAATCTCGGGTGTGATTTGCTGTGAACTCAAATCTGTACATACCATTGTTTATTATATAATTTATTACTTTGTGAATGAATTGTAACTTATTTTTCGTTGAAATGTATATCTTCGTGCAGCCTTCTGGTGAtgttaattcaaaaacatggaAAGGATTCATTTCTCAATGAAACTAGATATTTAGAGTTTGTAAccgaacattttttttgttgaaataaCCCTTCAAGAAATTCTTACAAGATGTGCTATTTGTCAATGTTCTATTGGATCCCCAATTTACTTAAATTTCACATCAAAGTGTGCTCAATGGAGAATTTATCTATTGTAAGTTTTATCATTTTGTTCAAGGACTTCTTGCATTGATGTCATTTTAATATGTACCATTCTAGAATTAGAGTTAAAGAGTTCACATCAATACAGTTCTCGCAAGAAAAAGTTGAGCAATTCTTTTTTgaactttcatttttttttttttataaattagAAAACAAGATGGCGCTGCTGCATCCCTATACTTGTTATGGTATTAAGCTATGTGTGACTAGTGAAACTCGTTTCCCAATATTTGTTAATTGTATTATATTCCAATTGAAAGTTCCATGAAATCTAATGGTTTGTTATCGACTATTAAGTGTTTTTCAAGTGAAGCATATCAATGGATTATTTTGTGTAACAGGTAATTTTGTTATCAGCTATGTCCGCTGCCAAATCCAAAAACTGTTGGCAACTTATTACTTATGGATTCCACCATGCTTTTCTATTGCTCATTGAGAGGTATTGTACTGAAATTTTGGCAATCAAAATCCAATTGCCATGATTCTGTTTTTAAGTACTGGCTCGTGAAACTAAAATTGCAAAGGATACTGACCTGCAATCGTCTTGCCATTTCCACTGAGCTGGTGAAGTGGCATGAATTTTGTTGGGGGATAAGGTATTAGACTTATATTTTGGCATTCGATGTCAATGTTTGCATGCTTCtgcatttttttctagctcatTAACTAAAAGTGTAAAGTATGCTGGCTCTGAAGGAAAATCATTCTTGGCCCACTCACCATCTCGTGTAAGTTCCAATATGAAAAATGCAGCATATTCTTCTCTATTGTATTGCCAACAATTATCAACCACCAGCTCGTCAGtgttcttttcatttctacTCTGACGGGCAACAAACATAGATGTGAACCTCACGACTACTACTCcttggtattttaagtttctttcttctctagtattgctttttaaaatttttatatctTATCATAGGAATGCCAACCCTACGTCATCCAAAAAATTGCCGGCCTTAAAATTTTTCCAGTCATCGGACAACGGGCGTAAGTAAAAAAAGCCCCTTCTTCACCTCGCCCGTCATTGCTTTGCCCGTCGCCGCTTCTTCACCTCGCCCGTCACCCCGTCGCCGCCTCTTCACCTCGCCCGTCACCCCGTCGCCGCCTCTTCACCTCGCCCGTCACCCCGTCGCCGCCTCTTCACCTCGCCCGTCACCCCGTCGCCGCTTCTTCACCTCGCCCGTCACCCCGTCGCCGCCTCTTCACCTCGCCCGTCACCCCGTCGCCGCCTCGTGGTCTCCCCTTCAGCTCGCCCGTCACGCCGTCGTCGCATCGTGGTCGCCCCGTCATCGCCTCGTGGTCGCCCCGTCATCGTGGTATCATTGTTTTGTGTAATGTGTGTGTAATGTGTAGTGCtaattaacccgttggctgccacccactttgatccccttttttttttagcttgttAGGGTCCGGCAGCGCTGTTCTACCCAATGGTCTATATGCCATGGGTGGGACAGTTGCACAAGCCGTGTGGCTCAAAGTCGATCGTCGAGGCAATGCACCATTAGGAACTTCCCCCCTTGTCGATGCGGTGATGGTtgcctggggtgtgcattcccgtaaTGGCTTCCATCatcgtgtcagcccggacttgtcttcggacaagtcccccttgGTCGCGATCTTTCTGATGGCGATGTAGCTAGCGTAGTATGTAGTggcgtggcagccaacgggttagttgtatttgtgtatGTATTGTATATTATGTTGTATTGTGTTGTGTTGTAAACAAAGTGGTGGACTTGTGGGTGGATGGAGGGACAATAAAAGCTTTTGATATTTAATtcaatttatatttatttgtaaGTAAGTAACTTGAACTTGAGCTGGGGATTGAACCCAAGACCATTAGCATGCCACTCCGATGCTATACCATTAAGCTACCTATGATGTTTTTTAGAATATTAGGTATTACTGAATAACCTTGTTTACTGTGCAGACGTCGATAGGCTTTCAAATTCAAATCTTCATTAGTATCGTCCGTTGTGGGTTAATGGATGGATGTAATTGTGTCATATCAAATGTCTGAGGTTCGATTCCTGTGGAAGTCGAGATTGCACATGGTTGCTGTCAGGGGGTTAATGTAGGTAGATGAACGTTTCTGCGTTTTCAAACTTTTCATATGTGAAATAATGAACTGTTTTAACTAAATTGTAACACGCAATGGCAACACAAGTCTTGATCTACCATTACCATGAGATGAATCTTTAGCATTCAGATTTGCAATccaatgctctaccactgagctatgaCTGTCGAATTAATGCGTTCTTTGTCTTCAACACATTAACGTAACTGTGCACGAGAGTACATAGCCATTGGAGGGACATAGAGCAGGCAAAACTGTTAATTCTTAGTAATTGTACTCGTACAGGGATCGACCCCGGATCATTCAGCATGCaatgccgatgctcaaccattGAGCCACGAGTAATGAATATATCATATCTACTTTTCCTTGTCATTTAGGGCATCACATTTACACTTGTAATAATTTTGTTGAATGATTCGAAGTAAATTTCTATTCAGTTTGAGATCACAATGACATCAACCCATTAACTTGAGCAATAATATGGAAATAATGTGCTCCTctagtgttttttttttcaattatttttctattcaCTTGACTGGGTATTGAACCTTATACTTTCAAGTCACTTGAccgatgctctaccattgagctgTGTATTTTATCAAATTCTTACTACCAGTCCATGTCATTTTGAGATCAACTACTggacttaaataaattttttgaatgaCACAACTTCTCTGTGACTCTGTGTGTGTAAATGGCAATGAAATCAGGAGATCTGTCGCCACTTCCCTTCATCCTTTGCTATTGTTCGTAAACACCTCAAACTGGGAATTTAACAAACATTTAAACATACAACCAATTTGAGTTTTCCAAGGATTCGAACCACTGACGTCTACCATTCCAGGCAGACACTTTACTATTTACCCATCTATGACAACTACCAAACTATTTTTCTTCCACATAATTTTAGGGCACCCTGTGCGCACTTGTTTTCAAAGAAGGAATTACCAATTGGCTAACTTTCAAAAATCTTTGTATTATCTTTTTATATGTATAattattattcaatttttgtcCACTACACGTTAGCTCACATAGTATTTACCTTGCATTTTGGAGGTAAAATATTTAATAGAGATATCATCTAGCGTTAGAGAAAATACATTATTTGAAGACATGTATTCTTTACTGGCCATgaatatatttcaaaaattccaTTTTATTATTAACGACAATTAGTTGATCAAGCGTATGTTCGTCCAGTGTTAACCGTGATTCCTCAGAATCAGTTCCTTCCAAATCGATACATGTTTTAATGGCTTCTTCGATTGTTACAAACAGAAGGTTTACAGTATCCCGATCAAGGATTTGTCTTATCTCCGCTTCGTTGAATACACTAATAATGCCATGTACCATGGAGTCAACATTGTTTTTCAATCCGCCGGTAAACTTGATGACGTTTTTAATTTGAACGTTATCGCTGAATGCCTTGCCAATAATTCGTTTCACCATCGCAGTGGTATTATTGTTGCTCATTTCCATTGATTTTGCGTTGAACATATCCCACGCTGAATGTATTTGACCACTTTCCAAATATTTAACAATCAGTTTGATATTGACATTTGAATGAGCGAGACGTTCTTTATGCAGTTCGTTCAAAGTTTCtcgcattttcttttccatttcatGATAACGTTTCAGTAATTTATCAATCgtctttttaaatttctgatcaaatttcttttcaacaCCAGCAAGTTGTAGCTGCAGGTGAAGAACTTTGGTTTCGTAAGCTGCTTTAAGTTCCTCATAACGAGTATCTATAACCACTCCTGTCATTTCACTCAAACACCGAAAAGCATTTTTAACCCCATTCACATTCATAATTATAGATTCAATCAACTGATTGCAATGTTCAGACGAACGCGTAATAATAATTGAAGGACCACTTTCTTCAATTTCACACGTCTTGCTACTTACCTTGGTATTTCCAATACTTTGAAGCAACttattgatttgttttaattcattttctgtCAAAGAACAAGTCTTTGAAATTTCGAATGGAAATTCATCTTCAAATAGACTTCGTCTATTTCTTGgtgttttcattaattctTCTGCTGAAGTTGTCCTACTCATCGCAACCACTCGACTCGTCATTTACTGCCACTGCCACTAGACGTTTCATATCTTCAAAAATTTGCTCAAAATAAGAAATTGACCTCCATCATTTTCATATTAGTAACTTTACTAATCCCGTCTATAACGAACAatattgcaataaaaaaaacattcaacaacaaacagaaaaaacttTATAGAATTGATTTACCTGCTATAGGATTTGCGTAAGACAATTGTTTTGTAGCGAGGAGAGCAAGAATTATCACCCAAAACCTGCCCAAGCAATCGCAGTTGGCACTCAAATGGCTATCCATTATTAAATTTGAATCACCACTTAAAGCGTCTGTTGATTTGAGTAGTTATTTTTTGAAGACTTGAAAAGAACCTGTTCAATTCGAAGGCAAAATGAGTAATGTTAATACATCGCAGATTTTTCTTCCGATATCATGCACTGGTTAAAAAATCGATCATTCCGTTCAAGCGTTTCTACTTATATTCACCAAACAAACATGATATCTTGTTTATCTGCTGAAAGTGAATTTGAGCTGGACTATCTCTTGAACTAGTCGGTTTTAAAAGGTGAAAGGGGTCACACTTCTTCCTCTTTCATCGCAATTTAGGTTTTAAAGTTTTACTACGTATTACCAAGTTAGTAATTCAACTTTGTACTTATAATATTTTTACTAGACTCGTGTGATTGAATTGAATATAAAcgacaaaatttttttccatcttaCCGACATGATGTCAACGGGCTCGGATTTTGCAAAAGGACTCTTGAATTTCGTAAGTAGCCACATTGACGATGTTATCTCCTCGATTCGAATGGAAAGGTCTGTAAAGAATAAATGTAATTGGCATAAACTGTACAACGACACATAAATACAAATAAATCAGCCGAAAAATTACCAACTTTCGTAATCTTTATGGATGGGGACATACCTATtaattctttgtcctcaatGGCCAGTTCTATCGCTACACCCAGCTGATCAGAGGTGACAAACAACAATTCTATTTAAACTGTTCAATTTTACGCAACTGCAAAGAACCGACTTCCATCTCGCAAACCACACCCACTTTTCCATTACAAAAAAGCATAGCTTTGACTGTTGGCAGACAGGGACATATTGACGTGACAGACATCCAACGCAACGGACAATAACATCGTGCGGAAAGACACTCAGTTAGAAATCTATCAGattaatgaaaattacaaacTCCAAAAGGTGGCAAAACTATTCTTAATGAATAGTTACGCCGGATTAGTTGAACAATTTTTCGTCCCATAATCCATTTCCCTcaatttgacttttttttcccaccaCCTGCCAATGTAATAATAATTTCCATTTTCCATCACTTTCAATCTCCTTTATGAGATTACAGTCTTATTCCCACACCgcctttttaaaaacgaaTAGATGTACGCAAGAATATAATCTATCCATCCGTCTGGCAAATACGAATGGTGATAGCCAAAACGTCTTGCTCTTCACTGACCCAAAAACAGTCACGGTACTTAAATTCGAAGCGGAAAAATTCCTACTCTTTATACACTGTGTCCCTTCCTTATAATATCCAACGCTCCATAGTTTTTCATATTGTATGATTATGTTGACAATTGTCTGAACGAATAATGCAATCTGTTGATTACAGAAATCGTAGACTAACGTGAAAGTATAGCGAAAAAGCTTCTGGTGGATGGACTCgaactgcatcaaaaatgtTTAACGCTGATGGACACTcggtgcaaaaaaaaaaaaaaaaacgaaggaaacTGAGGAAAATTCTGCTAATCCACAGACGAGCGACAGCATCTTGTGGGATGCCAACAAGCAAAGAATCATTAGCAATTTCTCACCTTTCGACATACGCGACCAGATGGTTTCGTATTACGGATTTGAACGGTACGAGGTCAACAACTCAAGTTCACCAACCCGCTGGCGATTCGCGGAATCCGACGTGGTGGACGGGGGATTCTCTCTGACTGGTAGCAGCCACTTGCGACTAAAAGCCAATAATAAACAGTCAACACTGGAAGGTATTTTTATTCCGACTGAGCAGAATATGAATTACTTTGCTTCTTGCTGGATCCGACCATCTGATGGAGTTCATTCCTTGGCCAGCACAATTGAGACTCATCAAATCACAAATTGTTTCAAGGCCATTGTCAGTGCTAATGAAACCGAGGTGGTAGGCTTGCTGGGCAGGATTATGCGTAAGACAGGTGATTGGCTCTACGTAGAAGTTCTCATTAATTTTGACATAATCAGGCGACTTTACGACGAGAGTCTCAATTctctaaaagaaaacaaggtgAAACAAGGGAAGACAATACCTCAATTTGCCATTAAGTTGAAAGTTGAATCCGAGTTAGAAGACGGGCAGCCAGCTGATCTGGATGTGGATCACATCCGATTCGCTCCAATGGCACACGACTTTAAGGCAACCGTCTACGATCTGGAAAACGAAACTGCCTGTCTCGATAATTGGCTCCAGTACTTCCATTAGCCGAACTATCTATTACCGCGACAGAGAAATGGCCGTGATAAACGACGTTTCTGCACTCGGTAGACGGCATAGGttggagaaagaaaagttcCACCGACCATTCATTGCCGATACCGAAAGACTAACCTTCTCAGCTTGTCTAACAGCCATCATGTCACATCGATTTCAATCTGGAAAACAGCGGATTGTATGAAACTTTATACGCTTACGCATGGCATAATCACTGGTTTATTCCAGAGTCTGAAGCACGAAACGCAACAAGCGTTAGTTGCACGACCATAGACATGGCGTTACTTCCCGAGCTAAGAGATGCCGAGTCAATGGCAGTGACCACTACTTACGTATACGGCCCTCGCGAACTCCTTGGTTTCTTACGTAACGGCGTCTTCCCTAGCGTATGGTCTGGTCATGTCTAATCACTCCGGTTCATTTCGACTTGTCCTAAAAGACGACCACCTTCCGTACGGACAACTGATACGCGCCTACGGAAACGACCCAGTTGCCTATCGCTACAATGGACAAAAGTCAGCCGAAGAGACAGGAGTTAACAATTATCACGTTCAATTATAACCTGGTCATTGACCAATTTTCTCAGACAAATTACCGCGTACAATAtctcaaacaaacaaatatatGGATAACTCACCTATTTCGGTAGTACATCCGGAGGGAATATTCGCCTTTCTCCTACTAGTATTCATAAGTCCCTCTACGGTAGTCGACGCACATCTGCGGCGAGCGAACACCAATAACAACTAGAATCTAACCAAATGGATTTCAGGGATAGCGCAACTTGTTTGGGCATCACCGGTGGTGGGACAGCTGGTTGCTTCACAACTGTTATAGGCATAAGATTTCCAGCAACTGTTACGAGCGCTACACCAGCGGCTTACATCTCCGCAGCTGCTACTATTAACGAACGGAACCCAAATAAATGTAAATGACAGACCGGAAAACCTATAACACGCCTTACTAGGAAGCCTATACTGCCTTCGGCATCGCTACGACAGCCAGCACAGCGCATCAATCCGGcaacaaatttgaaatgttggaCAAGTTGTCGATTCTGACTGGAACATACGGCACCGCTGCGAGTCCGAGATGATTAGTTTACACCCCTTGGTAGCGAAAGCAGTTAGATATTTTAGGAAAAGTACCTGCTAGACTTTCTGACCGCATATTTCATGAACAGGTTGATGAACGAAAATTTTGATCCTAAAGGATGGAGGAGAACTGTCCAATTTTTACTTAAGAATTTTTCAACGGCCAAACTTGAGAAGCAAGCAAGCCCGAACCATGTCGAAAGCGGGACGGAAACACCCTGCCGACaaacttaaaagaaaaagcgatAGAAAGAATTAAATTGACAGTAACAAAACACGTT belongs to Daphnia magna isolate NIES linkage group LG1, ASM2063170v1.1, whole genome shotgun sequence and includes:
- the LOC116930147 gene encoding 4-coumarate--CoA ligase isoform X1; protein product: MTIINRELVGEGTPSDPNLQHPHLPLGIYLETVIQKNIANYGDGKWITDVSTGKSMSYSQLMSSLRSVASALRKRGLKTGDNVVLIGCNDIELPLMSMAVWRAGGTQACLSVNLPRDAIEARIEEIGSKFVLTDYARAGRIVEVAKRLDFVRNVFLIGNEAVAGCTQFDELLKDAGDECPENLDDIDPNSAAWLAYTSGTTGTAKCLVLSHRTVVGWLLPYSAPRMASKTKILFVNNMNNTGGLSTAIGSTTCHFELYCISNFSEENLLSAIDSVKPPAVNMFPAHIAWVCKYPHLKQYDLSSVKIVSVVGSLLNPKYEREIFYKLPNLLVLNNVYGMSEVGLVCRQRLPTMAEMVGLDKSKAITRHVFGSVGTVHMFCKLKVINPDTGDKLGPNQVGEICVQTPFMLTGYLNKPEETANFLREGWAHTGDKGYYDENEQVFIVGRYKELIKFRNLNILPSNIESNIVSHPAVEDAAVVGLPHDEDGERPLAFVVLSERKEVSTDELMVYVNDKVMDEEKLRGGLRFIEKIPRNELGKIIRPELMKLL
- the LOC116930147 gene encoding 4-coumarate--CoA ligase 3 isoform X2; translated protein: MTIINRELVGEGTPSDPNLQHPHLPLGIYLETVIQKNIANYGDGKWITDVSTGKSMSYSQLMSSLRSVASALRKRGLKTGDNVVLIGCNDIELPLMSMAVWRAGGTQACLSVNLPRDAIEARIEEIGSKFVLTDYARAGRIVEVAKRLDFVRNVFLIGNEAVAGCTQFDELLKDAGDECPENLDDIDPNSAAWLAYTSGTTGTAKCLVLSHRTVVGWLLPYRMASKTKILFVNNMNNTGGLSTAIGSTTCHFELYCISNFSEENLLSAIDSVKPPAVNMFPAHIAWVCKYPHLKQYDLSSVKIVSVVGSLLNPKYEREIFYKLPNLLVLNNVYGMSEVGLVCRQRLPTMAEMVGLDKSKAITRHVFGSVGTVHMFCKLKVINPDTGDKLGPNQVGEICVQTPFMLTGYLNKPEETANFLREGWAHTGDKGYYDENEQVFIVGRYKELIKFRNLNILPSNIESNIVSHPAVEDAAVVGLPHDEDGERPLAFVVLSERKEVSTDELMVYVNDKVMDEEKLRGGLRFIEKIPRNELGKIIRPELMKLL
- the LOC116930147 gene encoding 4-coumarate--CoA ligase 1 isoform X3, producing MSYSQLMSSLRSVASALRKRGLKTGDNVVLIGCNDIELPLMSMAVWRAGGTQACLSVNLPRDAIEARIEEIGSKFVLTDYARAGRIVEVAKRLDFVRNVFLIGNEAVAGCTQFDELLKDAGDECPENLDDIDPNSAAWLAYTSGTTGTAKCLVLSHRTVVGWLLPYSAPRMASKTKILFVNNMNNTGGLSTAIGSTTCHFELYCISNFSEENLLSAIDSVKPPAVNMFPAHIAWVCKYPHLKQYDLSSVKIVSVVGSLLNPKYEREIFYKLPNLLVLNNVYGMSEVGLVCRQRLPTMAEMVGLDKSKAITRHVFGSVGTVHMFCKLKVINPDTGDKLGPNQVGEICVQTPFMLTGYLNKPEETANFLREGWAHTGDKGYYDENEQVFIVGRYKELIKFRNLNILPSNIESNIVSHPAVEDAAVVGLPHDEDGERPLAFVVLSERKEVSTDELMVYVNDKVMDEEKLRGGLRFIEKIPRNELGKIIRPELMKLL
- the LOC116930293 gene encoding uncharacterized protein LOC116930293 gives rise to the protein MTSRVVAMSRTTSAEELMKTPRNRRSLFEDEFPFEISKTCSLTENELKQINKLLQSIGNTKVSSKTCEIEESGPSIIITRSSEHCNQLIESIIMNVNGVKNAFRCLSEMTGVVIDTRYEELKAAYETKVLHLQLQLAGVEKKFDQKFKKTIDKLLKRYHEMEKKMRETLNELHKERLAHSNVNIKLIVKYLESGQIHSAWDMFNAKSMEMSNNNTTAMVKRIIGKAFSDNVQIKNVIKFTGGLKNNVDSMVHGIISVFNEAEIRQILDRDTVNLLFVTIEEAIKTCIDLEGTDSEESRLTLDEHTLDQLIVVNNKMEFLKYIHGQ